Genomic DNA from Providencia sp. PROV188:
ATGCTATCGCCACGCCACCGTACAAAAAGTCACGGAAGTTTTTCAACGTTTATTAATGGAAAAAATTTCGGTGCGCAATATGAAGCTAATTATTGAAACCTTAGTGCAATGGGTGCCCAAAGAGAAAGACAGCATGATGCTGGTAGAGCACATTCGCAGCTCAATGGCGCGTTATATCTCATCCCGTTTCTCGGTGGAAGGGCGTTTGAATGTCTTAATGGTGAATGCCGAACTGGAAGACACCATTCGCCAAGGTATCCGTCAATCATCTGGTGGCGTTTATTTGCATTTAGAACCTGAAAAAAGCAATGAGCTTATTCAGGCTGCTGAATTGGCATTAGAAAACAGTTACTTATCTGTTAGAGATGTCAATGTACTGGTACCTGTGGATATCCGCCGGTTTGTGAAAAAAATCTTAGAAGGTCGTTTCCCTGAACTTGAGGTGCTCTCATTTAATGAGGTTTCCGAAATGGTGAAGGTCAACGTTATTAAAACGATATAAGGAATACGTAAATGAAATACCGTTTTGTCGAAAAATTGAATGAATTTTTAAATGCCATGGGGCGCAGTGATTTAGTGAATCCGCAGCTTGATTGCCATTCCAATATTCAACTCGAAATGAGTGATGTACCTGCGATTAATATTGATTTGTCATCGGATGATTTAATTATTTGGTGCAGCTTAATGGAATGTAATTACAGCCGGCTCGATGCATCCCACGCTTCATTATTAAAAAGCATTTTAGAATATGTACC
This window encodes:
- a CDS encoding type III secretion system protein codes for the protein MKYRFVEKLNEFLNAMGRSDLVNPQLDCHSNIQLEMSDVPAINIDLSSDDLIIWCSLMECNYSRLDASHASLLKSILEYVPRNFYPGQPALNIMENNLVLSAVLKETSLDDMQLFADSFEEFFERVNELRLQLS